A genomic segment from Glycine soja cultivar W05 chromosome 20, ASM419377v2, whole genome shotgun sequence encodes:
- the LOC114403639 gene encoding transcription factor bHLH113-like isoform X2 — protein sequence MEAKKEYEVDHLTTLTGTSFSQLLFGDDDDDYDESALGLAVDQSYTRSPLFSIHKAPQMLCFANHQNQGDVLLPETNVTPQKSVITSSDSSSASASSCNHTNTAFNSLPKSNSLQKKRNGMGQESVTKVGVGSQRQTKKNKAENPTSTGHAKRKEKLGERIAALQQLVSPFSKTDTASVLHEAMGYIRFLHDQVQVLCSPYLQSLPSSYHQNQHGDGVINEEEVNKDLRSRGLCLIPVGCTVHVAGSNGADFWSSAATGNNVNFTISQAVKRNQDQ from the exons ATGGAGGCCAAGAAGGAGTATGAAGTGGACCATCTGACCACACTCACAGGGACCAGTTTCTCTCAGTTACTATTCGGAGATGATGACGACGATTATGATGAAAGTGCATTGGGACTCGCTGTGGACCAGTCTTACACCCGTTCACCTCTTTTCTCCATTCACAAGGCACCCCAAATGCTTTGTTTTGCCAACCATCAAAACCAAGGTGACGTTTTGCTTCCTGAAACCAACGTAACCCCTCAGAAATCTGTCATCACTTCTAGTGACTCCTCTTCTGCTAGCGCTTCCTCCTGCAACCACACCAACACCGCCTTCAATTCCTTACCTAAGTCTAAT AGTTTGCAGAAAAAGCGAAATGGGATGGGGCAAGAATCAGTGACCAAGGTTGGTGTTGGAAGCCAGAGACAAACTAAGAAGAACAAAGCAGAGAACCCCACCTCAACCGGACATGCAAAG AGGAAGGAGAAGCTCGGGGAACGAATTGCAGCGTTACAACAGCTTGTTTCTCCCTTTAGCAAG ACGGATACAGCATCTGTGCTTCACGAGGCAATGGGTTATATAAGATTTCTTCATGACCAAGTTCAGGTCCTATGCTCTCCTTACTTGCAAAGTTTGCCTTCCTCGTACCATCAAAATCAGCAT GGGGACGGAGTTATCAATGAAGAGGAAGTGAACAAGGATTTGAGGAGTAGGGGTCTTTGCTTGATCCCTGTGGGATGCACCGTACACGTGGCAGGTAGCAATGGTGCTGATTTCTGGTCATCTGCCGCAACAGGGAACAATGTTAATTTCACCATCAGCCAAGCAGTGAAACGAAACCAAGATCAATGA
- the LOC114403639 gene encoding transcription factor bHLH113-like isoform X3, whose product MEAKKEYEVDHLTTLTGTSFSQLLFGDDDDDYDESALGLAVDQSYTRSPLFSIHKAPQMLCFANHQNQGDVLLPETNVTPQKSVITSSDSSSASASSCNHTNTAFNSLPKSNKKRNGMGQESVTKVGVGSQRQTKKNKAENPTSTGHAKQRKEKLGERIAALQQLVSPFSKTDTASVLHEAMGYIRFLHDQVQVLCSPYLQSLPSSYHQNQHGDGVINEEEVNKDLRSRGLCLIPVGCTVHVAGSNGADFWSSAATGNNVNFTISQAVKRNQDQ is encoded by the exons ATGGAGGCCAAGAAGGAGTATGAAGTGGACCATCTGACCACACTCACAGGGACCAGTTTCTCTCAGTTACTATTCGGAGATGATGACGACGATTATGATGAAAGTGCATTGGGACTCGCTGTGGACCAGTCTTACACCCGTTCACCTCTTTTCTCCATTCACAAGGCACCCCAAATGCTTTGTTTTGCCAACCATCAAAACCAAGGTGACGTTTTGCTTCCTGAAACCAACGTAACCCCTCAGAAATCTGTCATCACTTCTAGTGACTCCTCTTCTGCTAGCGCTTCCTCCTGCAACCACACCAACACCGCCTTCAATTCCTTACCTAAGTCTAAT AAAAAGCGAAATGGGATGGGGCAAGAATCAGTGACCAAGGTTGGTGTTGGAAGCCAGAGACAAACTAAGAAGAACAAAGCAGAGAACCCCACCTCAACCGGACATGCAAAG CAGAGGAAGGAGAAGCTCGGGGAACGAATTGCAGCGTTACAACAGCTTGTTTCTCCCTTTAGCAAG ACGGATACAGCATCTGTGCTTCACGAGGCAATGGGTTATATAAGATTTCTTCATGACCAAGTTCAGGTCCTATGCTCTCCTTACTTGCAAAGTTTGCCTTCCTCGTACCATCAAAATCAGCAT GGGGACGGAGTTATCAATGAAGAGGAAGTGAACAAGGATTTGAGGAGTAGGGGTCTTTGCTTGATCCCTGTGGGATGCACCGTACACGTGGCAGGTAGCAATGGTGCTGATTTCTGGTCATCTGCCGCAACAGGGAACAATGTTAATTTCACCATCAGCCAAGCAGTGAAACGAAACCAAGATCAATGA
- the LOC114403639 gene encoding transcription factor bHLH113-like isoform X4, protein MEAKKEYEVDHLTTLTGTSFSQLLFGDDDDDYDESALGLAVDQSYTRSPLFSIHKAPQMLCFANHQNQGDVLLPETNVTPQKSVITSSDSSSASASSCNHTNTAFNSLPKSNKKRNGMGQESVTKVGVGSQRQTKKNKAENPTSTGHAKRKEKLGERIAALQQLVSPFSKTDTASVLHEAMGYIRFLHDQVQVLCSPYLQSLPSSYHQNQHGDGVINEEEVNKDLRSRGLCLIPVGCTVHVAGSNGADFWSSAATGNNVNFTISQAVKRNQDQ, encoded by the exons ATGGAGGCCAAGAAGGAGTATGAAGTGGACCATCTGACCACACTCACAGGGACCAGTTTCTCTCAGTTACTATTCGGAGATGATGACGACGATTATGATGAAAGTGCATTGGGACTCGCTGTGGACCAGTCTTACACCCGTTCACCTCTTTTCTCCATTCACAAGGCACCCCAAATGCTTTGTTTTGCCAACCATCAAAACCAAGGTGACGTTTTGCTTCCTGAAACCAACGTAACCCCTCAGAAATCTGTCATCACTTCTAGTGACTCCTCTTCTGCTAGCGCTTCCTCCTGCAACCACACCAACACCGCCTTCAATTCCTTACCTAAGTCTAAT AAAAAGCGAAATGGGATGGGGCAAGAATCAGTGACCAAGGTTGGTGTTGGAAGCCAGAGACAAACTAAGAAGAACAAAGCAGAGAACCCCACCTCAACCGGACATGCAAAG AGGAAGGAGAAGCTCGGGGAACGAATTGCAGCGTTACAACAGCTTGTTTCTCCCTTTAGCAAG ACGGATACAGCATCTGTGCTTCACGAGGCAATGGGTTATATAAGATTTCTTCATGACCAAGTTCAGGTCCTATGCTCTCCTTACTTGCAAAGTTTGCCTTCCTCGTACCATCAAAATCAGCAT GGGGACGGAGTTATCAATGAAGAGGAAGTGAACAAGGATTTGAGGAGTAGGGGTCTTTGCTTGATCCCTGTGGGATGCACCGTACACGTGGCAGGTAGCAATGGTGCTGATTTCTGGTCATCTGCCGCAACAGGGAACAATGTTAATTTCACCATCAGCCAAGCAGTGAAACGAAACCAAGATCAATGA
- the LOC114403639 gene encoding transcription factor bHLH113-like isoform X1: MEAKKEYEVDHLTTLTGTSFSQLLFGDDDDDYDESALGLAVDQSYTRSPLFSIHKAPQMLCFANHQNQGDVLLPETNVTPQKSVITSSDSSSASASSCNHTNTAFNSLPKSNSLQKKRNGMGQESVTKVGVGSQRQTKKNKAENPTSTGHAKQRKEKLGERIAALQQLVSPFSKTDTASVLHEAMGYIRFLHDQVQVLCSPYLQSLPSSYHQNQHGDGVINEEEVNKDLRSRGLCLIPVGCTVHVAGSNGADFWSSAATGNNVNFTISQAVKRNQDQ; this comes from the exons ATGGAGGCCAAGAAGGAGTATGAAGTGGACCATCTGACCACACTCACAGGGACCAGTTTCTCTCAGTTACTATTCGGAGATGATGACGACGATTATGATGAAAGTGCATTGGGACTCGCTGTGGACCAGTCTTACACCCGTTCACCTCTTTTCTCCATTCACAAGGCACCCCAAATGCTTTGTTTTGCCAACCATCAAAACCAAGGTGACGTTTTGCTTCCTGAAACCAACGTAACCCCTCAGAAATCTGTCATCACTTCTAGTGACTCCTCTTCTGCTAGCGCTTCCTCCTGCAACCACACCAACACCGCCTTCAATTCCTTACCTAAGTCTAAT AGTTTGCAGAAAAAGCGAAATGGGATGGGGCAAGAATCAGTGACCAAGGTTGGTGTTGGAAGCCAGAGACAAACTAAGAAGAACAAAGCAGAGAACCCCACCTCAACCGGACATGCAAAG CAGAGGAAGGAGAAGCTCGGGGAACGAATTGCAGCGTTACAACAGCTTGTTTCTCCCTTTAGCAAG ACGGATACAGCATCTGTGCTTCACGAGGCAATGGGTTATATAAGATTTCTTCATGACCAAGTTCAGGTCCTATGCTCTCCTTACTTGCAAAGTTTGCCTTCCTCGTACCATCAAAATCAGCAT GGGGACGGAGTTATCAATGAAGAGGAAGTGAACAAGGATTTGAGGAGTAGGGGTCTTTGCTTGATCCCTGTGGGATGCACCGTACACGTGGCAGGTAGCAATGGTGCTGATTTCTGGTCATCTGCCGCAACAGGGAACAATGTTAATTTCACCATCAGCCAAGCAGTGAAACGAAACCAAGATCAATGA
- the LOC114403638 gene encoding uncharacterized protein LOC114403638: protein MDVWSWICELPNSVEWTESDSPPMKFELASEKKENSTRSIHLKAERTSGSDSEAAVTFTVCLQGFHPHNAHKPLWVSEKCHLSSEKPFLPLLLQLLQEIISHSPTAHDSTCPRSQLQKLNPEPIAWIMDSHTPESLSTFFNLVFTMRLFWLCACHAPPEAGSLYFHYLLAPSLQTASSKLASSVLRTFFITVGVDTELCFMRTLGYIITKLHMIKELSVGLGLKTIFPSPRFSYANETHGLWILKGYAPVMTMKLARSNNVKKSQFSGIDAKESILRYSLAHHQLEAHVQLEYTVGFFDAFIQVRARVDNIRLHVARLGFTQNDDVDDFVEEKHFPSRVRVWVGPEIGATYCAGLSLGRSTENKESEVETKRVVEGNLEKSQGSNVKALAKSSRRTRSRSWRMDQDAEGNAAIFDVVLHDNTTGQEMGSWRPISETGGDPGHGLRGRYARANRAFNKSGSVVIAGDEYGEEVGWRLCKEMEGSVMKWRIGGEFWVSYLPNQAKGSSFETRYMEWCDEVDLPLIHGKTT from the coding sequence ATGGATGTTTGGTCATGGATATGTGAGCTCCCCAACTCGGTGGAGTGGACCGAGTCCGACTCGCCACCCATGAAGTTCGAACTCGCgagtgagaagaaggagaacTCAACTCGTTCCATTCACCTGAAAGCCGAGCGAACCTCCGGCTCAGACTCGGAAGCTGCGGTGACCTTCACCGTATGCTTGCAAGGCTTTCACCCACACAACGCCCACAAGCCTCTCTGGGTCTCCGAAAAGTGCCACCTGTCATCAGAAAAGCCCTTCCTCCCTCTCCTCCTGCAACTTCTCCAAGAAATCATATCCCACTCCCCCACGGCGCACGATAGCACCTGCCCCCGTTCCCAGCTCCAGAAACTGAATCCCGAGCCCATCGCATGGATCATGGACTCGCACACACCCGAATCCCTCTCCACCTTCTTCAACCTCGTCTTCACCATGCGCCTCTTCTGGCTCTGCGCCTGCCACGCGCCCCCCGAAGCCGGCTCCCTCTACTTCCACTACCTCCTCGCCCCCAGCCTCCAAACGGCGTCGTCCAAACTCGCCTCCTCCGTCCTCCGAACCTTCTTCATCACCGTGGGCGTCGACACCGAACTCTGCTTCATGCGCACCCTCGGTTACATCATTACAAAGCTTCACATGATCAAAGAACTCAGCGTTGGATTGGGCTTAAAAACGATTTTTCCTTCTCCCAGATTCTCTTACGCCAACGAGACTCACGGTCTTTGGATTCTCAAAGGTTACGCGCCAGTCATGACCATGAAACTGGCGCGAAGCAATAACGTTAAAAAAAGTCAATTCTCTGGCATCGATGCCAAGGAGTCAATTCTCCGTTACTCTCTGGCGCACCACCAACTCGAGGCACACGTGCAGCTAGAATACACCGTTGGGTTTTTCGATGCTTTCATTCAGGTTCGTGCACGTGTCGATAACATACGCCTCCACGTGGCGAGGTTGGGATTTACCCAAAACGACGACGTGGATGATTTCGTTGAGGAGAAGCACTTTCCGTCCCGGGTTCGGGTTTGGGTGGGCCCGGAGATCGGAGCGACTTATTGCGCTGGGCTGAGCTTGGGCCGGTCGACGGAGAACAAAGAGAGCGAAGTGGAAACTAAGAGGGTTGTGGAGGGCAATTTGGAGAAGTCGCAGGGTTCGAATGTGAAAGCGTTAGCCAAGTCGTCGAGGAGGACGCGGAGTAGGAGTTGGAGAATGGATCAAGACGCGGAAGGGAACGCGGCGATATTCGACGTCGTTTTGCATGATAACACTACGGGCCAGGAAATGGGCTCGTGGAGGCCCATAAGTGAAACGGGTGGTGACCCGGGTCATGGGCTGAGAGGGCGATATGCGAGGGCAAATAGAGCGTTTAATAAAAGCGGGTCGGTGGTTATTGCAGGGGATGAATATGGAGAGGAAGTGGGGTGGAGGCTTTGCAAAGAGATGGAAGGGAGTGTGATGAAGTGGAGAATAGGGGGAGAGTTTTGGGTTAGCTATTTGCCCAACCAAGCAAAGGGTTCTTCTTTTGAAACTAGGTACATGGAGTGGTGTGATGAAGTTGATTTGCCTCTTATTCATGGTAAAACAACCTAA